One window from the genome of Sporosarcina sp. 6E9 encodes:
- the purL gene encoding phosphoribosylformylglycinamidine synthase subunit PurL, with protein MSANHEPSAKQIQDNKLYRQMGMTDEEFELVVKSMGRLPNYTETGLFSALWSEHCSYKSSKPILKKFPTSGERVLQGPGEGAGIVDIGDNQAAVFKMESHNSPSAIEPFIGAATGAGGVLRDVFSMGARPVALVNSLRLGDLTDERDRFLFKEAVAGIASYGNGIGIPTIAGEVQFDNCYSKRPLVNAMAVGLLNHEDIQKGVAAGVGNTVMYAGAKTGRDGIHGATMSSSELTVEEDGELPVMQAGDPFLEKLVMDACLELVKSDALIGIQDMGAAGLSSASAEMASSAGYGVEMNLDLVPQREEGMTAYEMMLSESQERMLIVVKKGREQEVTDLFAKYGVEAVSIGKVTDDKMLRLLHKGEVVAEVSADALAEDAPVYYKESAEPDYFKEFQAMEMSEPVVDDLSETLKALLQRPTIASKKWVYNQFDTHVRRNTVVAPGSSAGVIRVDGTNKGLAMTSDCNSRYVYLDPETGGKIAVAEAARNIICSGAEPIAITDCLNFGNPDKPEVFWQFEKSAAGISEACIKLNAPVISGNVSMSNEVNGVAIYPTPTIGMVGLVHDLSHVTTTEFKNADDVIYIIGDTKLDFGGSELQQMQEGEIFGQAPAIDLDVEASRQKELLTAIQNQLVESATDLSEGGFAVALCEKAFGANGLGANVTISGSAVTALFSESQSRFLVSVKRENAKAFEAAVKDAVKVGVVTDTERIVINGEDTGLIDGTVEEFRSAWRGAIECLLNSED; from the coding sequence ATGTCAGCCAATCATGAACCAAGTGCAAAGCAAATTCAAGATAATAAGTTGTATCGTCAAATGGGAATGACCGATGAAGAATTCGAACTTGTTGTAAAAAGCATGGGTCGCTTGCCGAACTATACAGAAACAGGTTTGTTTTCGGCTCTTTGGTCCGAACACTGTTCATATAAAAGCTCGAAACCGATTCTAAAAAAGTTCCCAACAAGTGGCGAACGCGTTCTTCAAGGGCCGGGCGAAGGTGCAGGGATTGTTGACATTGGCGACAACCAGGCTGCAGTTTTTAAAATGGAATCACATAACTCACCATCCGCAATTGAACCATTTATCGGTGCTGCGACAGGCGCAGGCGGGGTTCTTCGTGATGTATTTTCAATGGGTGCACGTCCTGTAGCACTTGTCAATTCGCTTCGTCTTGGGGATTTAACAGATGAGCGTGACCGTTTCTTATTTAAAGAGGCGGTTGCTGGGATTGCAAGTTACGGTAACGGCATTGGCATTCCAACAATTGCAGGAGAAGTACAATTCGATAATTGCTATTCTAAGCGACCACTCGTAAATGCAATGGCTGTAGGGTTACTGAATCATGAAGACATTCAAAAAGGTGTTGCAGCAGGTGTTGGTAATACTGTCATGTATGCTGGTGCTAAAACAGGACGTGATGGCATACACGGAGCAACGATGTCCTCTTCGGAACTAACAGTTGAAGAAGATGGTGAGCTACCAGTTATGCAAGCTGGCGATCCATTCCTTGAAAAACTTGTGATGGATGCATGTCTTGAACTTGTAAAATCAGACGCGCTAATTGGGATACAAGATATGGGTGCTGCTGGTCTTTCATCAGCATCGGCTGAAATGGCATCAAGTGCCGGATACGGCGTTGAAATGAATTTAGATCTTGTACCGCAACGTGAAGAGGGCATGACAGCATATGAAATGATGCTCTCAGAATCTCAAGAACGTATGTTAATCGTCGTGAAAAAAGGTCGCGAACAAGAAGTCACGGATCTTTTTGCAAAATACGGCGTTGAAGCAGTGTCAATTGGGAAGGTAACGGATGATAAAATGCTCCGTTTACTTCATAAAGGCGAAGTAGTGGCGGAAGTATCAGCAGATGCACTTGCTGAAGATGCGCCAGTTTATTATAAAGAATCAGCGGAACCAGATTACTTTAAAGAATTCCAAGCAATGGAAATGTCTGAACCAGTTGTTGACGATTTAAGCGAAACATTAAAAGCGCTATTACAACGTCCAACGATTGCGTCGAAAAAATGGGTTTATAACCAATTTGATACGCATGTTCGTCGAAATACAGTTGTCGCACCGGGCTCGTCTGCGGGCGTAATTCGTGTCGATGGGACGAATAAAGGGCTAGCAATGACTTCAGATTGTAACTCTCGTTATGTTTATCTAGATCCTGAAACAGGTGGGAAAATCGCGGTTGCGGAAGCGGCAAGAAATATTATTTGTTCTGGCGCTGAACCGATTGCGATTACGGACTGCTTGAATTTTGGAAATCCGGATAAGCCAGAAGTGTTCTGGCAGTTTGAGAAATCAGCGGCTGGAATTTCAGAGGCATGCATCAAGTTAAATGCGCCTGTTATCAGCGGTAACGTTTCGATGTCCAATGAAGTGAACGGAGTAGCCATTTATCCGACGCCGACAATCGGAATGGTCGGATTGGTTCACGATTTATCTCACGTTACGACTACTGAATTTAAAAATGCTGATGACGTAATCTATATTATCGGTGATACTAAGCTTGATTTTGGTGGTAGTGAACTACAACAAATGCAAGAGGGCGAGATTTTTGGACAAGCTCCTGCCATTGATCTAGACGTAGAAGCTTCTAGACAAAAAGAACTTTTAACAGCAATCCAAAATCAACTTGTTGAATCAGCAACTGACTTGTCAGAAGGTGGATTTGCGGTTGCACTTTGTGAAAAAGCGTTCGGAGCTAATGGACTTGGCGCAAATGTAACGATTTCTGGATCAGCTGTCACTGCATTATTCAGCGAATCACAATCACGTTTCTTGGTATCGGTTAAGCGTGAAAATGCAAAAGCGTTCGAAGCTGCAGTAAAAGATGCGGTGAAAGTTGGCGTCGTTACTGATACAGAGCGAATTGTTATTAACGGAGAAGATACGGGATTAATAGACGGGACGGTTGAAGAGTTCCGTTCTGCTTGGAGAGGGGCAATAGAATGCTTGCTGAACTCAGAGGATTAA
- the purS gene encoding phosphoribosylformylglycinamidine synthase subunit PurS, with protein sequence MTKVNVYVTLRESVVDPQGIATTDALKNMGFAEVESVRIGKLIELKIDETTTDIDARVKEMCDKLLINKVIEDYRYEIEEA encoded by the coding sequence ATGACAAAAGTAAACGTATATGTGACACTTCGTGAAAGTGTTGTTGATCCACAAGGTATTGCTACAACGGATGCGCTAAAAAATATGGGCTTTGCTGAAGTAGAAAGTGTTCGTATCGGTAAGTTAATTGAACTTAAGATTGATGAGACGACAACTGATATTGATGCGCGTGTGAAAGAGATGTGCGACAAGCTTCTTATTAATAAAGTGATTGAAGACTACCGTTATGAAATCGAGGAGGCTTGA
- the purQ gene encoding phosphoribosylformylglycinamidine synthase subunit PurQ, giving the protein MKFAILVFPGSSCDVDMHHAINEVLGEKAEYVWHTEAALEEFDAVIIPSGSSYGDYLRPGALAKGSPAVESLMSFVESKKPVLGVGNGFQILTELHLLPGAFLQNKELLFKSGSAKLSVENVESIFTSEYEEAQEITIPFAQAYGNYYVDEKTLSQLNENGQIAFTYKDENDNGSTEKIAGVLNEQGNVLGILPLPERAIEEIIGGTDGLPLFKSILKRWNENNVSQS; this is encoded by the coding sequence ATGAAGTTTGCTATTCTTGTTTTTCCAGGTTCAAGTTGCGATGTCGATATGCACCACGCGATAAATGAAGTGCTTGGTGAAAAAGCTGAATACGTTTGGCATACAGAAGCAGCGTTAGAAGAATTTGATGCGGTTATAATTCCAAGCGGATCTTCTTACGGCGATTACCTTCGTCCTGGTGCGCTTGCAAAAGGTTCTCCTGCAGTAGAGAGCTTGATGTCATTTGTAGAATCCAAGAAACCTGTTTTAGGTGTTGGAAACGGTTTTCAAATTTTAACTGAATTACATCTATTGCCAGGTGCTTTTCTTCAAAATAAAGAACTGCTCTTTAAATCGGGCAGTGCAAAATTAAGCGTTGAAAATGTGGAGTCTATTTTTACTTCTGAATATGAAGAAGCCCAAGAAATCACAATACCTTTTGCGCAAGCATACGGAAATTATTACGTAGATGAAAAAACATTGAGTCAGTTAAATGAAAATGGACAAATCGCGTTTACATATAAAGATGAAAACGATAATGGCAGTACTGAAAAAATCGCAGGCGTTTTGAATGAACAAGGAAATGTACTTGGCATTCTGCCGTTACCTGAACGTGCGATTGAAGAAATTATCGGCGGTACCGATGGGTTGCCTCTATTCAAGTCAATTTTGAAAAGGTGGAATGAAAACAATGTCAGCCAATCATGA